The Pan troglodytes isolate AG18354 chromosome 1, NHGRI_mPanTro3-v2.0_pri, whole genome shotgun sequence genome includes a region encoding these proteins:
- the ABL2 gene encoding tyrosine-protein kinase ABL2 isoform X11, producing the protein MGNGANRYYHEAQTWGRSVWRGLRWRLEEIQPYSCCENIEGVCTLEPPFYIVTEYMPYGNLLDYLRECNREEVTAVVLLYMATQISSAMEYLEKKNFIHRDLAARNCLVGENHVVKVADFGLSRLMTGDTYTAHAGAKFPIKWTAPESLAYNTFSIKSDVWAFGVLLWEIATYGMSPYPGIDLSQVYDLLEKGYRMEQPEGCPPKVYELMRACWKWSPADRPSFAETHQAFETMFHDSSISEEVAEELGRAASSSSVVPYLPRLPILPSKTRTLKKQVENKENIEGAQDATENSASSLAPGFFRGAQASSGSPALPRKQRDKSPSSLLEDAKETCFTRDRKGGFFSSFMKKRNAPTPPKRSSSFREMENQPHKKYELTGNFSSVASLQHADGFSFTPAQQEANLVPPKCYGGSFAQRNLCNDDGGGGGGSGTAGGGWSGITGFFTPRLIKKTLGLRAGKPTASDDTSKPFPRSNSTSSMSSGLPEQDRMAMTLPRNCQRSKLQLERTVSTSSQPEENVDRANDMLPKKSEESAAPSRERPKAKLLPRGATALPLRTPSGDLAITEKDPPGVGVAGVAAAPKGKEKNGGARLGMAGVPEDGEQPGWPSPAKAAPVLPTTHNHKVPVLISPTLKHTPADVQLIGTDSQGNKFKLLSEHQVTSSGDKDRPRRVKPKCAPPPPPVMRLLQHPSICSDPTEEPTALTAGQSTSETQEGGKKAALGTVPISGKAGRPVMPPPQVPLPTSSISPAKMANGTAGTKVALRKTKQAAEKISADKISKEALLECADLLSSAITEPVPNSQLVDTGHQLLDYCSGYVDCIPQTRNKFAFREAVSKLELSLQELQVSSAAAGVPGTNPVLNNLLSCVQEISDVVQR; encoded by the exons ATGGGAAATGGAGCGAACAGATATTACCATGAAGCACAAACTTGGGGGCGGTCAGTATGGAGAGGTTTACGTTGGCGTCTGGAAGAAATACAGCCTTACAGTTGCTGTGAAAACATTGAAG GTGTGTGTACTTTGGAGCCACCATTTTACATTGTGACTGAATACATGCCATACGGGAATTTGCTGGATTACCTCCGAGAATGCAACCGAGAAGAGGTGACTGCAGTTGTGCTGCTCTACATGGCCACTCAGATTTCTTCTGCAATGGAGTACTTAGAGAAGAAGAATTTCATCCATAG AGATCTTGCAGCTCGTAACTGCCTAGTGGGAGAAAACCATGTGGTAAAAGTGGCTGACTTTGGCTTAAGTAGATTGATGACTGGAGACACTTATACTGCTCATGCTGGAGCCAAATTTCCTATTAAGTGGACAGCACCAGAGAGTCTTGCCTACAATACCTTCTCAATTAAATCTGACGTCTGGG CTTTTGGGGTATTGTTGTGGGAAATTGCTACCTATGGAATGTCACCATATCCAGGTATTGACCTGTCTCAGGTCTATGACCTACTAGAAAAAGGATATCGAATGGAACAGCCTGAGGGATGCCCCCCTAAGGTTTATGAACTTATGAGAGCAT GCTGGAAGTGGAGCCCTGCCGATAGGCCCTCTTTTGCTGAAACACACCAAGCTTTTGAAACCATGTTCCATGACTCCAGCATTTCTGAAG AGGTAGCTGAGGAGCTTGGGAGAGCCGCCTCCTCGTCATCTGTTGTTCCGTACCTGCCCCGGCTACCTATACTTCCTTCCAAGACTCGGACACTGAAGAAACAGGTGGAGAACAAGGAGAACATTGAAGGGGCACAAGATGCCACAGAAAATTCTGCTTCCAGTTTAGCACCAG GGTTCTTCAGAGGTGCACAGGCCTCTAGTGGATCCCCAGCACTGCCTCGAAAGCAAAGAGACAAGTCACCCAGCAGCCTCTTGGAAGATGCCAAAGAGACATGCTTCACCAGGGATAGGAAGGGGGGCTTCTTCAGCTCCTTCATGAAGAAGAGAAATGCTCCTACACCCCCCAAACGCAGCAGCTCCTTCCGAGAAATGGAGAATCAGCCCCATAAGAAATACGAACTCACGGGTAACTTCTCATCTGTTGCTTCTCTACAGCATGCTGATGGGTTCTCTTTCACTCCTGCCCAGCAAGAGGCGAATCTGGTGCCACCCAAGTGCTATGGGGGGAGCTTTGCACAGAGGAACCTCTGTAATGACGacggtggtgggggtgggggcagtggcaCTGCTGGGGGTGGGTGGTCTGGCATCACAGGCTTCTTTACACCACGCTTAATCAAAAAGACACTGGGCTTACGAGCAGGTAAACCCACAGCCAGTGATGACACTTCCAAGCCTTTTCCAAGGTCAAACTCTACATCTTCCATGTCCTCAGGGCTTCCAGAGCAGGATAGGATGGCAATGACCCTTCCCAGGAACTGCCAGAGGTCCAAACTCCAGCTGGAAAGGACAGTGTCCACCTCTTCTCAGCCAGAAGAGAATGTGGACAGGGCCAATGACATGCTTCCAAAAAAATCAGAGGAAAGTGCTGCTCCAAGCAGGGAGAGACCAAAAGCCAAGTTATTGCCCAGAGGAGCCACAGCTCTTCCTCTCAGAACACCCTCTGGGGATCTAGCCATTACAGAGAAGGACCCTCCAGGGGTGGGAGTGGCTGGAGTGGCAGCTGCCCCCAAGGGCAAAGAGAAGAATGGTGGGGCACGACTTGGGATGGCTGGAGTTCCAGAGGATGGAGAGCAGCCGGGCTGGCCTTCTCCAGCCAAGGCTGCCCCCGTCCTCCCAACCACTCACAACCACAAAGTGCCAGTCCTTATCTCACCCACTCTGAAACACACTCCAGCTGACGTGCAGCTCATTGGCACAGACTCTCAGGGGAATAAATTCAAGCTCTTATCTGAGCATCAGGTCACATCCTCTGGAGACAAGGACCGACCCCGACGGGTAAAACCAAAgtgtgccccacccccaccaccagtGATGAGACTACTGCAGCATCCGTCCATCTGCTCAGACCCTACAGAAGAGCCGACTGCCCTAACTGCAGGACAGTCCACGTCAGAAAcacaggaaggaggaaagaaggcagcTCTGGGCACAGTGCCCATCAGTGGGAAAGCTGGGAGGCCAGTGATGCCTCCACCTCAAGTGCCTCTGCCCACATCTTCCATCTCGCCAGCCAAAATGGCCAACGGCACAGCAGGTACTAAAGTGGCTCTGAGAAAAACCAAACAGGCCGCTGAGAAAATCTCAGCAGACAAAATCAGCAAAGAGGCCCTGCTGGAATGTGCTGACCTACTGTCCAGTGCAATCACGGAACCTGTGCCCAACAGCCAGCTGGTAGACACTGGACACCAGCTGCTTGACTACTGCTCAGGCTATGTGGACTGCATCCCTCAAACTCGCAACAAATTTGCCTTCCGAGAGGCTGTGAGCAAACTGGAACTCAGCCTGCAGGAGCTACAGGTTTCTTCAGCAGCTGCTGGTGTGCCCGGGACAAACCCTGTCCTTAATAACTTATTGTCATGTGTACAGGAAATCAGTGATGTGGTGCAGAGGTAG
- the ABL2 gene encoding tyrosine-protein kinase ABL2 isoform X12, giving the protein MGQQVGRVGEAPGLQQPQPRGIRGSSAARPSGRRRDPAGRTTETGFNIFTQHEALHRPYGCDVEPQALNEAIRWSSKENLLGATESDPNLFVALYDFVASGDNTLSITKGEKLRVLGYNQNGEWSEVRSKNGQGWVPSNYITPVNSLEKHSWYHGPVSRSAAEYLLSSLINGSFLVRESESSPGQLSISLRYEGRVYHYRINTTADGKVYVTAESRFSTLAELVHHHSTVADGLVTTLHYPAPKCNKPTVYGVSPIHDKWEMERTDITMKHKLGGGQYGEVYVGVWKKYSLTVAVKTLKEDTMEVEEFLKEAAVMKEIKHPNLVQLLGVCTLEPPFYIVTEYMPYGNLLDYLRECNREEVTAVVLLYMATQISSAMEYLEKKNFIHRDLAARNCLVGENHVVKVADFGLSRLMTGDTYTAHAGAKFPIKWTAPESLAYNTFSIKSDVWAFGVLLWEIATYGMSPYPGIDLSQVYDLLEKGYRMEQPEGCPPKVYELMRACWKWSPADRPSFAETHQAFETMFHDSSISEVLLHCANQTCITL; this is encoded by the exons AAGCTTTGCATCGTCCCTATGGTTGTGATGTTGAACCCCAGGCACTAAATGAGGCTATCAGGTGGAGCTCCAAGGAGAACTTGCTCGGAGCCACTGAGAGTGACCCTAATCTCTTCGTTGCACTTTATGATTTTGTAGCAAGTGGTGATAACACACTCAGCATCACTAAAG GTGAAAAGCTACGAGTCCTTGGTTACAACCAGAATGGCGAGTGGAGTGAAGTTCGCTCTAAGAACGGGCAGGGCTGGGTGCCAAGCAACTACATCACCCCAGTGAACAGCCTGGAAAAACACTCCTGGTACCATGGACCTGTGTCACGCAGTGCAGCTGAGTATCTGCTCAGCAGTCTAATCAATGGCAGCTTCCTGGTGCGAGAAAGTGAGAGTAGCCCTGGGCAGCTGTCCATCTCGCTCAGGTACGAGGGACGTGTGTATCACTACAGGATCAATACCACTGCAGATGGCAAG GTGTATGTGACTGCTGAGAGCCGCTTCAGCACCTTGGCAGAGCTTGTACACCATCACTCTACAGTGGCTGATGGGCTGGTGACAACATTACACTACCCAGCACCCAAGTGTAATAAGCCTACAGTCTATGGTGTGTCCCCCATCCACGACAAATGGGAAATGGAGCGAACAGATATTACCATGAAGCACAAACTTGGGGGCGGTCAGTATGGAGAGGTTTACGTTGGCGTCTGGAAGAAATACAGCCTTACAGTTGCTGTGAAAACATTGAAG GAAGATACCATGGAGGTAGAAGAATTCCTGAAAGAAGCTGCAGTAATGAAGGAAATCAAGCATCCTAATCTGGTACAACTTTTAG GTGTGTGTACTTTGGAGCCACCATTTTACATTGTGACTGAATACATGCCATACGGGAATTTGCTGGATTACCTCCGAGAATGCAACCGAGAAGAGGTGACTGCAGTTGTGCTGCTCTACATGGCCACTCAGATTTCTTCTGCAATGGAGTACTTAGAGAAGAAGAATTTCATCCATAG AGATCTTGCAGCTCGTAACTGCCTAGTGGGAGAAAACCATGTGGTAAAAGTGGCTGACTTTGGCTTAAGTAGATTGATGACTGGAGACACTTATACTGCTCATGCTGGAGCCAAATTTCCTATTAAGTGGACAGCACCAGAGAGTCTTGCCTACAATACCTTCTCAATTAAATCTGACGTCTGGG CTTTTGGGGTATTGTTGTGGGAAATTGCTACCTATGGAATGTCACCATATCCAGGTATTGACCTGTCTCAGGTCTATGACCTACTAGAAAAAGGATATCGAATGGAACAGCCTGAGGGATGCCCCCCTAAGGTTTATGAACTTATGAGAGCAT GCTGGAAGTGGAGCCCTGCCGATAGGCCCTCTTTTGCTGAAACACACCAAGCTTTTGAAACCATGTTCCATGACTCCAGCATTTCTGAAG TTCTCCTACATTGTGCCAATCAGACGTGCATAACATTGTGA
- the ABL2 gene encoding tyrosine-protein kinase ABL2 isoform X9: MGQQVGRVGEAPGLQQPQPRGIRGSSAARPSGRRRDPAGRTTETGFNIFTQHEALHRPYGCDVEPQALNEAIRWSSKENLLGATESDPNLFVALYDFVASGDNTLSITKGEKLRVLGYNQNGEWSEVRSKNGQGWVPSNYITPVNSLEKHSWYHGPVSRSAAEYLLSSLINGSFLVRESESSPGQLSISLRYEGRVYHYRINTTADGKVYVTAESRFSTLAELVHHHSTVADGLVTTLHYPAPKCNKPTVYGVSPIHDKWEMERTDITMKHKLGGGQYGEVYVGVWKKYSLTVAVKTLKEDTMEVEEFLKEAAVMKEIKHPNLVQLLGVCTLEPPFYIVTEYMPYGNLLDYLRECNREEVTAVVLLYMATQISSAMEYLEKKNFIHRDLAARNCLVGENHVVKVADFGLSRLMTGDTYTAHAGAKFPIKWTAPESLAYNTFSIKSDVWAFGVLLWEIATYGMSPYPGIDLSQVYDLLEKGYRMEQPEGCPPKVYELMRACWKWSPADRPSFAETHQAFETMFHDSSISEEVAEELGRAASSSSVVPYLPRLPILPSKTRTLKKQVENKENIEGAQDATENSASSLAPGFFRGAQASSGSPALPRKQRDKSPSSLLEDAKETCFTRDRKGGFFSSFMKKRNAPTPPKRSSSFREMENQPHKKYELTGLPEQDRMAMTLPRNCQRSKLQLERTVSTSSQPEENVDRANDMLPKKSEESAAPSRERPKAKLLPRGATALPLRTPSGDLAITEKDPPGVGVAGVAAAPKGKEKNGGARLGMAGVPEDGEQPGWPSPAKAAPVLPTTHNHKVPVLISPTLKHTPADVQLIGTDSQGNKFKLLSEHQVTSSGDKDRPRRVKPKCAPPPPPVMRLLQHPSICSDPTEEPTALTAGQSTSETQEGGKKAALGTVPISGKAGRPVMPPPQVPLPTSSISPAKMANGTAGTKVALRKTKQAAEKISADKISKEALLECADLLSSAITEPVPNSQLVDTGHQLLDYCSGYVDCIPQTRNKFAFREAVSKLELSLQELQVSSAAAGVPGTNPVLNNLLSCVQEISDVVQR, from the exons AAGCTTTGCATCGTCCCTATGGTTGTGATGTTGAACCCCAGGCACTAAATGAGGCTATCAGGTGGAGCTCCAAGGAGAACTTGCTCGGAGCCACTGAGAGTGACCCTAATCTCTTCGTTGCACTTTATGATTTTGTAGCAAGTGGTGATAACACACTCAGCATCACTAAAG GTGAAAAGCTACGAGTCCTTGGTTACAACCAGAATGGCGAGTGGAGTGAAGTTCGCTCTAAGAACGGGCAGGGCTGGGTGCCAAGCAACTACATCACCCCAGTGAACAGCCTGGAAAAACACTCCTGGTACCATGGACCTGTGTCACGCAGTGCAGCTGAGTATCTGCTCAGCAGTCTAATCAATGGCAGCTTCCTGGTGCGAGAAAGTGAGAGTAGCCCTGGGCAGCTGTCCATCTCGCTCAGGTACGAGGGACGTGTGTATCACTACAGGATCAATACCACTGCAGATGGCAAG GTGTATGTGACTGCTGAGAGCCGCTTCAGCACCTTGGCAGAGCTTGTACACCATCACTCTACAGTGGCTGATGGGCTGGTGACAACATTACACTACCCAGCACCCAAGTGTAATAAGCCTACAGTCTATGGTGTGTCCCCCATCCACGACAAATGGGAAATGGAGCGAACAGATATTACCATGAAGCACAAACTTGGGGGCGGTCAGTATGGAGAGGTTTACGTTGGCGTCTGGAAGAAATACAGCCTTACAGTTGCTGTGAAAACATTGAAG GAAGATACCATGGAGGTAGAAGAATTCCTGAAAGAAGCTGCAGTAATGAAGGAAATCAAGCATCCTAATCTGGTACAACTTTTAG GTGTGTGTACTTTGGAGCCACCATTTTACATTGTGACTGAATACATGCCATACGGGAATTTGCTGGATTACCTCCGAGAATGCAACCGAGAAGAGGTGACTGCAGTTGTGCTGCTCTACATGGCCACTCAGATTTCTTCTGCAATGGAGTACTTAGAGAAGAAGAATTTCATCCATAG AGATCTTGCAGCTCGTAACTGCCTAGTGGGAGAAAACCATGTGGTAAAAGTGGCTGACTTTGGCTTAAGTAGATTGATGACTGGAGACACTTATACTGCTCATGCTGGAGCCAAATTTCCTATTAAGTGGACAGCACCAGAGAGTCTTGCCTACAATACCTTCTCAATTAAATCTGACGTCTGGG CTTTTGGGGTATTGTTGTGGGAAATTGCTACCTATGGAATGTCACCATATCCAGGTATTGACCTGTCTCAGGTCTATGACCTACTAGAAAAAGGATATCGAATGGAACAGCCTGAGGGATGCCCCCCTAAGGTTTATGAACTTATGAGAGCAT GCTGGAAGTGGAGCCCTGCCGATAGGCCCTCTTTTGCTGAAACACACCAAGCTTTTGAAACCATGTTCCATGACTCCAGCATTTCTGAAG AGGTAGCTGAGGAGCTTGGGAGAGCCGCCTCCTCGTCATCTGTTGTTCCGTACCTGCCCCGGCTACCTATACTTCCTTCCAAGACTCGGACACTGAAGAAACAGGTGGAGAACAAGGAGAACATTGAAGGGGCACAAGATGCCACAGAAAATTCTGCTTCCAGTTTAGCACCAG GGTTCTTCAGAGGTGCACAGGCCTCTAGTGGATCCCCAGCACTGCCTCGAAAGCAAAGAGACAAGTCACCCAGCAGCCTCTTGGAAGATGCCAAAGAGACATGCTTCACCAGGGATAGGAAGGGGGGCTTCTTCAGCTCCTTCATGAAGAAGAGAAATGCTCCTACACCCCCCAAACGCAGCAGCTCCTTCCGAGAAATGGAGAATCAGCCCCATAAGAAATACGAACTCACGG GGCTTCCAGAGCAGGATAGGATGGCAATGACCCTTCCCAGGAACTGCCAGAGGTCCAAACTCCAGCTGGAAAGGACAGTGTCCACCTCTTCTCAGCCAGAAGAGAATGTGGACAGGGCCAATGACATGCTTCCAAAAAAATCAGAGGAAAGTGCTGCTCCAAGCAGGGAGAGACCAAAAGCCAAGTTATTGCCCAGAGGAGCCACAGCTCTTCCTCTCAGAACACCCTCTGGGGATCTAGCCATTACAGAGAAGGACCCTCCAGGGGTGGGAGTGGCTGGAGTGGCAGCTGCCCCCAAGGGCAAAGAGAAGAATGGTGGGGCACGACTTGGGATGGCTGGAGTTCCAGAGGATGGAGAGCAGCCGGGCTGGCCTTCTCCAGCCAAGGCTGCCCCCGTCCTCCCAACCACTCACAACCACAAAGTGCCAGTCCTTATCTCACCCACTCTGAAACACACTCCAGCTGACGTGCAGCTCATTGGCACAGACTCTCAGGGGAATAAATTCAAGCTCTTATCTGAGCATCAGGTCACATCCTCTGGAGACAAGGACCGACCCCGACGGGTAAAACCAAAgtgtgccccacccccaccaccagtGATGAGACTACTGCAGCATCCGTCCATCTGCTCAGACCCTACAGAAGAGCCGACTGCCCTAACTGCAGGACAGTCCACGTCAGAAAcacaggaaggaggaaagaaggcagcTCTGGGCACAGTGCCCATCAGTGGGAAAGCTGGGAGGCCAGTGATGCCTCCACCTCAAGTGCCTCTGCCCACATCTTCCATCTCGCCAGCCAAAATGGCCAACGGCACAGCAGGTACTAAAGTGGCTCTGAGAAAAACCAAACAGGCCGCTGAGAAAATCTCAGCAGACAAAATCAGCAAAGAGGCCCTGCTGGAATGTGCTGACCTACTGTCCAGTGCAATCACGGAACCTGTGCCCAACAGCCAGCTGGTAGACACTGGACACCAGCTGCTTGACTACTGCTCAGGCTATGTGGACTGCATCCCTCAAACTCGCAACAAATTTGCCTTCCGAGAGGCTGTGAGCAAACTGGAACTCAGCCTGCAGGAGCTACAGGTTTCTTCAGCAGCTGCTGGTGTGCCCGGGACAAACCCTGTCCTTAATAACTTATTGTCATGTGTACAGGAAATCAGTGATGTGGTGCAGAGGTAG